One Helicobacter suis HS1 genomic window, AGAAAAAAGAGAAGGTTGTGGGGGTCTTAGCTTCAAAATTTCATAAGTTTTAGGAGTGGCGATGCGCCCTTTAGCGGTGCGCTCCAAATAGCCATTAGCCAGTAAAAAAGGCTCAACCACTTCCTCAAGGGTACTTTCATCTTCATGCATGCTAGCTGCTAGGGTGCTTAAACCTAAGGGTCTATTCTTTGCATTGGCTAGCAATTCAAGGTAGCGCAAATCTAGAGTATCTAAACCATAGGCATTTACCCCCAAAGCCTCTAGGGCAAGTTGGGTGGTGGCTAGATCAATGCTATCTTTACCCGCACTATCTGCAAAATCGCGTACGCGTCTAAGTAAGCGCAAAGCAATGCGAGGCGTGCCTCTACAACGGCTAGCAATCTCTAAACTTGCTTTTGGCTCAATGGGTTTACGTAGTTTCAGGCTTGCTTGGGTGGTGATAGTGCTTAGTTCTGCTATGCTATAAAATTCTAATCTAAAATGCATGCCAAAGCGATCGCGTAAAGGATTACTCAGCATTCCAGCGCGGGTAGTAGCCCCAATTAAAGTAAAAGGAGCAAGATCAATTTTAATCGTCTGCGCGGCTGCTTTTGAACCAATGATAATATCAAGCCTAAAATCCTCCATTGCTGGATATAACACTTCCTCAATAGCCGGGCTAAGCCGATGGATTTCATCAATAAAAAGAATTTCTTTGGGTTTGAGATTGGTTAAAATCGCGGCTAAGTCGCCGGTTTTTTCAATCATAGGGGCTGTTGTAACTTTAATAGGCGTGTTGAGTTCTTTGGCGATAATATAGCTTAAAGTAGTCTTACCTAAACCCGGTGGGCCAAAAAATAAAATATGATCGAGGGTATCACCGCGCTTTTTAGTTGCCATAATAGAAACTTGCAAGAGTTTTTTAAGGGGCTCTTGGCCTATGTATTCTTTCCAGAGACTAGGCCGTAAACTGGTGTTTTCTTGCTCTTCAAATTCCAATTCTTCTAAATGCACCACCCGTTGCACTAATAACTTTCCTCTGGGCTTGGGAAATTTCCCGTTTGTACATCTCGTACATAGTTTTTAACGGCCTCTTGTACAAGTGTAGCGCCTTCTAAGTAACTACGCACAAATTTAGGCTTAAAGGCTGTAAAGAATCCAAGCATGTCGCTAAAAACCAAAATTTGCCCATCGCAATGTATCCCGCTACCTATGCCAATCGTGGGGATTTTAAGGGTGTTTGTAATTTTTTCTGCCACATTAGCCACCACCCCCTCTAAAACAATTAAGCGCGCCCCTGCCTCCTCTATAGCTAAAGCATCCTCTAAAACCTGCTGTGCACTCTGTGCTGTTTTACCCGCAATCTTATACCCCCCCACACCGCGTACAGATTGAGGCGTAAGCCCAACATGCCCAACTACTGCTAACCCCTCCTCCACCAAAGCTTTTACAACCCTTGCGCGCTGCACCCCTCCTTCAAGTTTGATCGCATCAGCTGAGCTGTGTTTATAAAATCGCAAGGCATTTTTTAGAGCATGTTCTGTATTTGTATAACTCCCATAGGGCATATCTGCTACTAAAAAGGCGCGTTTAACTCCCCGACACACGGCTTTAGTGTGATAAAGCATTGCATCCATGCGCGCGCTTAAAGTGTCGCTTTGCCCATTAAAACTCATATTCAAACTATCGCCCACCAAAATAAGATCTACTAAAGGATCAAAAAGAGAAGCAAAGAGCGCATCGTAGGCTGTGATGGCGCTAATTTTAGTGGGTGTCCCTTCTTTGGGGTGTTTTTTTAAGCGCAAGCAATCAAGCGTGATCTTTTTCATTTTGGAGGGCCTAGTTTTTGGTCAGATTTTACCTTTAAAATGCTATGATAGCCCTGAAAACACGGGTTTAAATCTATAGAAATATTGAAGTATCCTTAGGTGGAGTATTGGGTTTGAAGGCGATTTATTGGGTTTTGTGCCCTTTTTTGTTTTTGTGTTTGTTACAGGGTGCAGAAATTATAGATTATGAACATTTAGACCCCAAGTATTATAAATACATTAAATTCTATGGAGCAACCACTGATCAAGAGATCAAGCGGCTTGTCATGGACATCAATGATGCAGAAAAAAAGACGGGTTTAATCATCGGGCTTAGCACGGGTTTTTTCTACAATAATCAAATTAGACTAAGCACAGGCAGTAAGAGCATCACAAGCAATAGTTTAAATTACTTATGGGCTATTGGGGTGCGTTTTGGTTATCAAACCTACCGCCCCTCTTTATTTGCTAAAACCATGCGCCCTAATATTGTTGGGAGGCGAATCTATATCCAATACATCGGGGCAATTCCTAAACAAGCTAGTATCGGGCGGGTGGGTTATCAAAGCGCAATGATTAATGCAGACTTAATGATCGATCCGGTGTTGCCTTTAGTGGGGCGGTATTTATCTATGGGTTTTTTAATCGGCGTGGGGGTTGGGGTGGTAACTCAGGGGGTTAGCACTAGCTCTTTTTTTGGCATGATGGCTAGTACTGGGATTGCCTTTACTATCTTTGGGCATAACCGCGTGGAATTAGATTTTAAATTACTGGCTAATAAAGATGTTTCTTGGTGGGGGGGGATTGTCAATGTGGGGTATCAATATGTTTTCTAAATCCCCCTTTATTCTTATTTTTTTATGTGTGTGTTTAAATCTTTATGCAGACGCTAACACAACAGATCTAGCGCGCAAGAAATTTCAAATTTACATGCTAAGAGGCCAGCTTTGTGAGGCTAAGCAGGCTATGCTGGATCAAAAAATGGCTAAAAAGAAAAGTGGCGCGTTTATAGGATTTGTGCTAGCAGAGGTGAGTTTAAAAGTTAATGGAATTACTAATCAAAGTTTCCCGCTTATCTATGGTCTTAAACTGGGTTATCAAAAATATTTAGGACATAGCGAGGTGGGGGGTTTGCGCTTTTATGGTGAGTATTTGGGAGGGGTAGCTAGGAGTGTACTACAACCCTCTCAGAGTAGTTTTTATCAGATAGCTAGCATGAATGTAGATTTAGTGATGGATAAACCCATAGATGCCGGTAAAAAATACGCTTTAGGTGTTTTTGGAGGTCTTGGGGTGGGCTGGAATGGGTATAAAGATTACCCTAAGGCGACTAATAACCCGAATGGATTTGGGGTCATTGTCAATTTAGGGGTTGCCTTAACACTAAATACCAGACACCGCATAGAATTAGCCCTTAAAATCCCTCCTGTTAAATATAGCCATGCATTTTCCTACACTTTTGCAAGTGGGAATATCTACTACATTAGCTATAACTTATTGCTCTAAGGGATTATGAGATGAGAATTTTTTTAAGCGTACTTGTGCTTTTAAAAATACAGGCTAGTCCCTTGCCAGTTTTACAAGACACTAATTCAGATGTGATCTTTAAACAGGCTACCCCTGATATAGAAACAAACCATGTTAACCCCACTCCTTTAAAACAAACGCCCCAAGAAATCCAAAAAGAAGCCACACAAAAGGCAAACCAAGAAGCCACAGAAAAGACACAAGAGGCTAAAAGGCTAGATGCACAGATTAAAATCTTGCAAGAACAGATTAAAAACCAAGCAGCGCAAACAAAACCTTCTTTACAGCAAAAACGATCTAAAATGAGCCAGCGTACTCAAAAAAAGAAAGCCATGAATTACAAAATTAGCAAGCAAAAGAGCGGTTTTTTCTTAGGAGGAGGGTATGGGGTTGGGATTATCCATGAATCTTATAATAGCCAGCAGGCCAATAGCACTAGTTTAGGGATTGCGCAAAATCAAGAGATTTTCACAACCCTGCCAAATCTCAGTGGCGTGGCTAATATGGCCAATCTAGAATTAGGTTACCAGCAGTATTTTAGCCCCTATTTTGGCTCGCGTGTTTATGGGGATTTACTCTTTATTCCCGGTTTTGCTAGCTTTGATCAACTCAATAACGCTCCTTCTAAAAATCTAGGCTCTTTCTTTTATGCTTTAGGGTCATTGGACATGGATCTTTTATTAGACGCCCCGCTAGAGCGGCAGAAAAAACATTTTCTAGGTTTATATGCGGGGTTTGGGGTGGGGCTAATGGTGTTAAGAGATCAAAGTGGCAAGGCTTTTCAAGGGATATTAGCCAATGGATATACTAGCCCTAATGCGCTATGGAAAATGTTAGTACAAGTAGATTACACGGTTAATTTAGGTATAGCCTTTACTTATAATCGCAACCTGCGCTTTGAGGTGGGGACTAAAATCCCTTTAACTTATTTGCGGCTAGGCTTTGAAACGCCCGCAACCTATAAAAGTAGCACAAATAGCCAAACACTCATTAGCCAAGATACAGGCTTTAAGCGCAGTACTTTACTGGTGATGAATGTGCTTTATGTTTTTTGAGGAGATTTGAATGTGGCGCTTTATGCTTGTTTTATTGCTGGTAGTGGCGGGATATTTGGGTTATAATTACAGCATCACTAAAAAAAATGCCATTGATATTGCCCTCTCTATGAAAGTGGTGGGCACTAAATACACTATCAATAATCCTACACACTGGAATCTCAAACATAGCATGCAAGTTACGCTACAATCCCCCGTTAAAATCCGCTCCTACCATGTTAAAACCACAACTAGCGATCACTTAGTGGTGTATGAAAAAAACCAAATCGTCTTAGATGAGCCTACAATTTTTAGCTTTGAATTACCCAAACCCACTATCCAACTTAGCGATCAAACTTTATTACACTATGAAATCAGTGTGAGAGATTGGAGTTATGCTAACTTTTTTAATGGCAACACCAGCACTAAAAAATTTGATCTCATTTTAGACACCACGCCCCCTAAAATCCAAACCATCGCCCAATCAAGCAGTATTACCTATGGCGGGAGTGCTTTAGTGGTGTTTAAAGTCATAGAAGATAATTTAGATCGAATCTGGCTGAATAATGGGTATGAGGATTTTCAAGCCTTTTCTTTTCTTAAAGATGGTTATTACATCGTTATTTTGCCATGGTCTATGCGCCACCGCAGTTTTAACGCCCAAATTTTAGCAAGAGATAAAGCCTACAACCTCACAACTTTACCCCTAAAATTTATGAAAAATACTAAAATTCGCTACCCAAAATACACCTCCGATCTGAGTAAGCAATATCCAGATGAACAAAGTGCTTTAAAAAATTTCAACCTTAATTCTGATCGCCTCAATGCCCGCTCAAGTATCAAGCAAACCATTACAGATGATTTAAGTAATACCTCTGTTTATAGACCGATGGTGTTTGAGCCTTTTAAACCACTGGGGAATAAATTCCGTGTTCTCTCTCTTTTTGGTGCTAAGAGAACTTATACATTCAAAGGCAAGCCAATAGGACAATCCATGCACATGGGTATTGATCTCTTTGGCAGACATTCTAAAGTGCTAGCTAGCAATACCGGACGCGTCATTTTAGAAGAAGAAATAGAAGGTTATGGTAAAAGTGCTTTGATCTCTTATGGTTTAGGTGTTTATGCTTTGTATGGGAGTTTGTCTGAATTATTAGCTAAAAAGGGAGATGTTGTAGAATCAAGCAGTGTTTTAGGTTTGAGTGGTAAAAATAAAACGGGTAGATTTGACCATGTGCATTTTGATTTGTTAATACAGGGAGTCTCTGTTTATCCTAATGAATGGATGAATCCTAGTTTTATAGGGAGTTTAAATGATGTGATCAAAGAGGCGCAATATAAGATCGAGTCTAAATGATTGAAAGGAGAGTGCGTGTTAAGGACCAGACAAAAACAAGTCCGTTGTTTTGAATTAGATATTGCCAATAGCCAGCAATATTTGAGTTTTATCCATAAAAATGCCCCACTTTTACAGGATTATTTGATTCTGTTTAAAGAGCCTATCCCTCCTGATGTGCAAGAAATGCTAGGAAAATACCAGCTAGCCTATAGTTTTAGCACCAAAGAACTTAAGGGTAAGGCTAGCGATCAAGTGGTGGTGTATGAGGCTTTGGAGTTAAAAGAGCAAAAAGAGACAAAGCCTTTAAAACCCTCTTTAGAAGAAGATCACCATGTCCAGATTTTTGAAAGACATATCAGAAGTGGCGAGGAAATTGACAGTTATTCTAGTCTAGTTTTCTTAGGCAATGTCAACCATGGGGCTAAAATCCATTCTGAACAAAATATTAGTATTTATGGGCGATGTGAGGGGATCATCATTTGCATGGGAATTTACATGGTTCTTAAAAATGTCTATTCCTCACACATCGCTTTTCAAGGGCAAATTCTAGATACAGCCCAACTAGCACCTCAGATTATCGTTTAATCCATGTTTTTAGTGTATCTAAACCGACTAATTTTGCTTTTAAAGGATATTGCATGAAAGAAAGAACAATTGCAAGAAGTGTAGAATTAGTTGGAATTGGTTTACATAAAGGTGTACCGGTTAAAATGGTTTTAGAACCCATGCAAGCAGGTAGTGGGATTATCTTTAGCCGCTCAGATTTGAAAATAGATATTCCTTTAAACCACAATAATGTAATAGACACCACAATGGCCACAACGCTAGGCTCTGTTTCAAACCCCCAAGTTAGAATTTCTACCGTAGAACATTTGCTTTCAGCGATTAATGCCTACGGGATAGATAATTTAAAAATTTCTGTTGATAATGAGGAAATCCCCATTATGGATGGTTCTGCCCTTGCCCATTGCATGCTATTAGATGAGGCGGGCATTATGGAGCTTGATGTACCTAGGGCATTTATGCGCATCACTCAAGAGGTAAAAGTACAGGAGGGACCTAAGTTTGCTAAGATTAGCCCAAGCCCCACTCTTTCCTTTGATTTTAAAATTTGCTTTGCCCACCCGGCTATTAATGAGCAACATTATTATTTCCCTTTCTCCAAACACACCTATAGAGAACAAATCGCTAAGGCTAGGACTTTTGGCTTTTTACAAGAGGTAAATTATTTGCGATCCAAAGGTTTAGCTAAGGGGGGGAATTTGAATAATTGTATCGTGCTAGATGAACATGGCATTGTTAACAAAGAAGGGTTACGCTATGAAGAGGAATTTGTACGCCATAAAATCTTAGATGCGATAGGGGATTTGGTGTTTTTAGGCATGCCTATGATAGGGGCTTATCAATCTTGTATGGGTAGCCATAAACTCAATGCAAAACTAGTCCATGAGGTGCTTGCTAAAAAAGCCTATGAGGTGATCTATTTAGAACCAAAGCCCAGTGTAGAACCTGTTGCAGAAATGGTGCTAGCCTATCATTAGTACAACTCATAGGTGTTTTATCCTTGTTTTATCTCTGCAAAGCCCTGTTCATGTGGGTGTTTACAGCTCAGATTATCGTTTAATCCATGTTTTTAGTGTATCTAAACCGACTAATTTTGCTTTGAGTGAGATTTTTGAAGCGCTACTTGAATGGATTAAAGAGCGCTGTTATCAGATTCAAGCTTTATACTACGCTAGAGGTCCGGGGAGTTTTATGGCCATGAAACTTACTCATGTCTTCATGCACACATGGGCGCTTTTAAACCCTGTGCCCCTCTATTCAACTTTAGGTTTTGCATTTAACCAACATGCGCCTATTAAAGCCTTTGGGAAAATGTATTATGTTTTATCCCAAGAGCAAGTTACATTGTGCGCTTTAGAATCTGTATTAGAAATCCCCATGTCCTTACCCCCTGTACTTGATTCTTCTGTATTTTGTACTAATAACCAACCTCTTTATCTTTTACCTCCTGTTTAAAAAACTTAAGGTATAATGACAGAAAACTTAGGATGTGGATTGGTTGTTAGCGTGCCTGCCACGAGTGCTAACTTGGGTCCGGGCTTTGATTGTTTAGGTTTGAGTTTGGATTTGAGAAACCGCTTTTCTGTATTGCCCTCTATCTATACAAGCATTAAAATACAAGGCGAGGGCGAGGGATTTTCTAAATTTTTGGTTGATAATATTTTTGTGAAACTTTTTAAAGAAGCCCTAAGAAAACAAGGAATTCAAGAGAATTTTGAATTTTCTTTTTATAATTCCATTCCCATTTCCAGAGGTCTTGGGAGCAGTTCAGCTATTATTGTAGGGGCTATGAGCGCTGTTAGCCATTATTTGCATGGGAGTTTGCATAGGGAGGAAATTTTAGATGCTAGCCTCATGCATGAATCCCATCCGGATAATATAACTCCGGCTGTATTTGGGGGTTTTAATGTAGCTGTGGTGGAAAGAATCTCTAATAAGTTAAAAGCCCACCACCTACGGACAGCTGTCCCTAATTATCTTAAAGCTGTTGTTGTGATCCCTGCTCATTCTATTTCTACTAAATTTGCCCGCCAAGCTTTGCCAAAGCGCTACAGTAATATTGATGTGGTTTATAATTTATCCCGATCAAGTTTAATGGGAATGATTTTTATGCAAGAAAAATGGGAACTTTTGCGTTTAGCTTCTAAGGATAGATTACATCAAGATAAACGCATGAAACTCTACCCGGTGCTTTATGGGGTGCAAAAGTTAGCCTTAGAAAATGGGGCACTCATGAGTACTCTTTCAGGGAGTGGATCGTCTTTTTTTAACATGTGCTATACAGAGGACGCAGCCAACTTACAAACAAAGCTACAAAAAAAATATGGTAATTTTAGGGTTGTGGTTTTAGACTTTGATAATCAAGGAGTACAGGTTGAAGAGTGATGGTTTTTGTTCTAAAAATGCGGTACGCATGTGTGTGTGCTGTAGGGGCTCTTTTGCGCAGGATAAACTCCTGCGCTTTAGTGTGCAAGAGGGACGCATTGTGCCCTTTGCGGGGAGAGGCCGTAGT contains:
- the thrB gene encoding homoserine kinase — protein: MVVSVPATSANLGPGFDCLGLSLDLRNRFSVLPSIYTSIKIQGEGEGFSKFLVDNIFVKLFKEALRKQGIQENFEFSFYNSIPISRGLGSSSAIIVGAMSAVSHYLHGSLHREEILDASLMHESHPDNITPAVFGGFNVAVVERISNKLKAHHLRTAVPNYLKAVVVIPAHSISTKFARQALPKRYSNIDVVYNLSRSSLMGMIFMQEKWELLRLASKDRLHQDKRMKLYPVLYGVQKLALENGALMSTLSGSGSSFFNMCYTEDAANLQTKLQKKYGNFRVVVLDFDNQGVQVEE
- the panB gene encoding 3-methyl-2-oxobutanoate hydroxymethyltransferase, whose translation is MKKITLDCLRLKKHPKEGTPTKISAITAYDALFASLFDPLVDLILVGDSLNMSFNGQSDTLSARMDAMLYHTKAVCRGVKRAFLVADMPYGSYTNTEHALKNALRFYKHSSADAIKLEGGVQRARVVKALVEEGLAVVGHVGLTPQSVRGVGGYKIAGKTAQSAQQVLEDALAIEEAGARLIVLEGVVANVAEKITNTLKIPTIGIGSGIHCDGQILVFSDMLGFFTAFKPKFVRSYLEGATLVQEAVKNYVRDVQTGNFPSPEESY
- a CDS encoding outer membrane beta-barrel protein — translated: MRIFLSVLVLLKIQASPLPVLQDTNSDVIFKQATPDIETNHVNPTPLKQTPQEIQKEATQKANQEATEKTQEAKRLDAQIKILQEQIKNQAAQTKPSLQQKRSKMSQRTQKKKAMNYKISKQKSGFFLGGGYGVGIIHESYNSQQANSTSLGIAQNQEIFTTLPNLSGVANMANLELGYQQYFSPYFGSRVYGDLLFIPGFASFDQLNNAPSKNLGSFFYALGSLDMDLLLDAPLERQKKHFLGLYAGFGVGLMVLRDQSGKAFQGILANGYTSPNALWKMLVQVDYTVNLGIAFTYNRNLRFEVGTKIPLTYLRLGFETPATYKSSTNSQTLISQDTGFKRSTLLVMNVLYVF
- a CDS encoding M23 family metallopeptidase, encoding MWRFMLVLLLVVAGYLGYNYSITKKNAIDIALSMKVVGTKYTINNPTHWNLKHSMQVTLQSPVKIRSYHVKTTTSDHLVVYEKNQIVLDEPTIFSFELPKPTIQLSDQTLLHYEISVRDWSYANFFNGNTSTKKFDLILDTTPPKIQTIAQSSSITYGGSALVVFKVIEDNLDRIWLNNGYEDFQAFSFLKDGYYIVILPWSMRHRSFNAQILARDKAYNLTTLPLKFMKNTKIRYPKYTSDLSKQYPDEQSALKNFNLNSDRLNARSSIKQTITDDLSNTSVYRPMVFEPFKPLGNKFRVLSLFGAKRTYTFKGKPIGQSMHMGIDLFGRHSKVLASNTGRVILEEEIEGYGKSALISYGLGVYALYGSLSELLAKKGDVVESSSVLGLSGKNKTGRFDHVHFDLLIQGVSVYPNEWMNPSFIGSLNDVIKEAQYKIESK
- a CDS encoding outer membrane beta-barrel protein, which encodes MWGINMFSKSPFILIFLCVCLNLYADANTTDLARKKFQIYMLRGQLCEAKQAMLDQKMAKKKSGAFIGFVLAEVSLKVNGITNQSFPLIYGLKLGYQKYLGHSEVGGLRFYGEYLGGVARSVLQPSQSSFYQIASMNVDLVMDKPIDAGKKYALGVFGGLGVGWNGYKDYPKATNNPNGFGVIVNLGVALTLNTRHRIELALKIPPVKYSHAFSYTFASGNIYYISYNLLL
- the ruvB gene encoding Holliday junction branch migration DNA helicase RuvB, encoding MQRVVHLEELEFEEQENTSLRPSLWKEYIGQEPLKKLLQVSIMATKKRGDTLDHILFFGPPGLGKTTLSYIIAKELNTPIKVTTAPMIEKTGDLAAILTNLKPKEILFIDEIHRLSPAIEEVLYPAMEDFRLDIIIGSKAAAQTIKIDLAPFTLIGATTRAGMLSNPLRDRFGMHFRLEFYSIAELSTITTQASLKLRKPIEPKASLEIASRCRGTPRIALRLLRRVRDFADSAGKDSIDLATTQLALEALGVNAYGLDTLDLRYLELLANAKNRPLGLSTLAASMHEDESTLEEVVEPFLLANGYLERTAKGRIATPKTYEILKLRPPQPSLFS
- a CDS encoding DUF448 domain-containing protein, which translates into the protein MKSDGFCSKNAVRMCVCCRGSFAQDKLLRFSVQEGRIVPFAGRGRSFYVCHACLNDKNILKQVLRAKNIPRDKKYVQAWLEEIRTYE
- the lpxC gene encoding UDP-3-O-acyl-N-acetylglucosamine deacetylase — translated: MKERTIARSVELVGIGLHKGVPVKMVLEPMQAGSGIIFSRSDLKIDIPLNHNNVIDTTMATTLGSVSNPQVRISTVEHLLSAINAYGIDNLKISVDNEEIPIMDGSALAHCMLLDEAGIMELDVPRAFMRITQEVKVQEGPKFAKISPSPTLSFDFKICFAHPAINEQHYYFPFSKHTYREQIAKARTFGFLQEVNYLRSKGLAKGGNLNNCIVLDEHGIVNKEGLRYEEEFVRHKILDAIGDLVFLGMPMIGAYQSCMGSHKLNAKLVHEVLAKKAYEVIYLEPKPSVEPVAEMVLAYH
- a CDS encoding septum site-determining protein MinC encodes the protein MLRTRQKQVRCFELDIANSQQYLSFIHKNAPLLQDYLILFKEPIPPDVQEMLGKYQLAYSFSTKELKGKASDQVVVYEALELKEQKETKPLKPSLEEDHHVQIFERHIRSGEEIDSYSSLVFLGNVNHGAKIHSEQNISIYGRCEGIIICMGIYMVLKNVYSSHIAFQGQILDTAQLAPQIIV